The Rosa rugosa chromosome 3, drRosRugo1.1, whole genome shotgun sequence sequence CTAATATTGGATTTCAGACATAATACAAGCAGCAGAAGGGAACGAATAAAAGTAAAGAAACATATTATAGCAGAGGACCAAATATTACTCCAAAGGCAGTAGGATGTACTGATCAACAAACAAAGGACAGGATTTCCTGAGAGTTTCACAATTCTAATTGCAGCAAAGACATGGTAAAAATGAAGAAGTGTGAGTAAATAGAGTAGAAGGAAGCAACAAAGACAAGTGGCAACTAGCAAGAGAAAAAAAGCTGGGTGATACAGACTGACCAAGAACTGTACACAATTGATGCCAGAGCCCCAGAAAACAGAATGACCTTTGAATGACAAAGTCAATGCTCGATGTAGATGGAAGACGGCAGTAGAGAGCTGTGAATGTAGTTTCATCTTTGGTTTCAGTTATTTAAAGCTTTTATTGTGTTTCTTAGTTAAGGGTTAGTGTAGTCTTTTCCTAAGGTGTAAGGTTTCTTATGCTGGAGGGTTTCctctctgtatatatattatctctTTGGCCTCTGCTATGATTAAGCAAGCCACCACTTTCTTCTCTCTTAACTTTTGGCTTGCCAAAatctaacatggtatcagagctctcaAAGGAAAGCAAACTGAATTTTCCATGAAGGCAAAGGGAATTCACTAGATCGGACAAATGTCCAGAGCCAAAAACACATTGGCCTTAGAGCTCGAGGAGAAATGTGATATGCAATAGAATAAAAAGGATACCATATCATGACTTCATATAATCCAGATAACATTATATAACTTGAATAATAGTCTACATATGATTATTCCAGTTCCATCAATCATTGATCACCATTCACCCCACCAAAAAGGCATCACAAACTAAACACAACCAGCAAGGCTGTGCTACACATACCTTAGACTCCAAAGAGGATACATTTATCTTAACCATATCTATAACTTCCTTCTTGATATGTTGAAACCTGTCATCTTTCTCCTTTTTGGCTGATAGACCCATACTAATCATAACCTTTAAGTTTCTCTGcagcaaaagaaaaaagcacATATAATGGCATCTTAGACAGAAacaagaagtctagatacataaCAACCACACATAAAAACTCTTGTATAACCATATCATGAATGGCTTTACTATGTGTGTCATATCTCTGTCATTGTAACACGAAGATTTGTTTCTCCCTACAGAACATACCTAAGAATATCCTTTAAATAAGAAGAGATACATCCACCACCTAAAGGGTCGATCTAATATTATTCATGTCTAAGTAAACAATACTTGGAATTGAACTTAGAATCCCAAGTCTTCTTGCAAATTTATGGTTACAAATATGACCCCATAGCAGTATCTAAATGACCCAGGAGCTCTTAGGCTGGCTTCCTAAATATAACCAAAGTGAAGGCCAATATGGATGCTCCATATTTGTCAAAATGCAGTACCAGTTCCAGACCAATAAGCATATTTAAGTCATATAATTAACACTGTAAAAATTTAATCAATTCAGAGAGTCCAAGCTTTTTCATTAAGAAGCAAACACAAAAAAATTAAGTAGTGTGATACCTTTAACGTCCTGAGCTGTATTAAGTGGCCAAGAATACTCATAAGCCGGTTAAGTAACTCTTTTGATATTTTTCCATGGCTAGCCTGCTGCAAAAAATAGAGTATGTGTTGAAACTTGTGAGTACAAAGCTGTAATAAATCACAGCAGCAAGAGTCTAATCAAAATAGCTACTGAACGTACCGCTAGTCTAGCAACTTTAGCAAGCTTCATCTTTATTTCTCTAGGCAATCTCCTTTTAATTGCTTGGGATGAATTATCTCCGTCTGCATTCTCCATAGCAGGTGGCCTTGCTGAGATTGTCATTGTAAAACAGAATACAAAATTATTAGCAAGTAGTTTCCTTAAATCAGTATCTATAGTCTGAAGAAGCAACTGAAACAAATGCAAAATTATCACTTAAGACAAAAAATAGGATGGAAAATCAAAGGAATATTTCTTACATTCTGCAACCATCCGCTCCAACTCCCTAATAGCCTTTTCAAGCATCGAACCCTTGGGCCTTACACTAGAACCCTCCTTTCGATGCAAATGTGAAGTTTTCTGTGCAATGCCAATTTTCACAATTGAAATTACCCTAGCTGAGAAAAGTACAAGAAGGAAATATGCACATGCATCAAAGGAACAAAGTTGGGCTGCTTCAATCTTATCACACCTCCTGTTTACTTGGCCCACACAGCACATTACTTAAAGAGAAACAATCAAATTGAGAAATAGATATATATCAAAAGTACTCACTGTAGTTGGAACGGAGTACTTCCCGTCGGAGAGGTTAAGGTCAGGCAGTTGACGGATCCCATTTTTCACTTTCGCCCGAACTGATGATTCCAGCTCATCAGTGTTGCTAGATAGTCTACCCGGCTGGGTTTTGGTTTGCGAATAAGCATTTTTATCATGATACTTATGATACGATGCATCAGAGGACCCACCGGCATCTTTAAATCTATTACTCGAGTCCTTAGGAAGCAGGATTCCTGACTTAGACTTATCAATATCCTTCACCTCTGCTTGCAGTGCAGAAGCATCTCCATCCAATGCTTTCAAAGGAGAAGGATTCATAACTGTTTTAGAATCAGCGGACTTTTTAGTGGATGAATAACCGGAAGAATTCAATGGATTCTGAAATTTCACATCTTCACGGTGTTCCGTGGTTACAGCAATAGTAGTGAGAGCAGTTGAGTTCTTTGCAAGTCCCGATGTAATCTTTGCTGCGGCTGTCTTACCTAACTTTGCTTGTTTATTTGGCACGTGACTGTCATCAGTTTCACCGGGGCTCTTTGcctcttttcttctccttttctttgGTTGCTGGTTAGGTAATGCAGCAGTTGTGTTTCTAGGGACAGGGAAGAAAACATCAGAACTTAATCAGATAAAATTCTACAATATCAAaaataatatatcagaaaattaTATACAGAATGAGAAAAAAAGACTGAGGAAACCTACATCCGTTCTAGTTGGCCCCTGTTAACAAAGAATCCGTCATGTTTTATAGCTGAATTATCAACTTCAAAATATTCATCCTGCATAACACATAGTGAAGGAACAATAGAAACATATTAGCACAGTTGCCAGGCCACTATATACATGAAAAATCAATAGATAGAGATACCCACCAACTCAGCATCATCAATAAAAGAGTCCTCAGTATCATACTGATCGTCATCAGGAATATTTTGATCTTCATCGTCGCTACTATCTTTACCCTGTATTCATAAATGATTATATAACACCAAGTTACACAAAAGCCGATGAAACTAAGAGccaaataagcagcattactaACGCTAGAATTAAAATACCATATATAGGCGCTCAATCTTCTCAATCACAGCACTAAAACGATTCGGCGCAGCTTCATCTTTCccttcctctccctctccctctccagAAGGTTGTACCTAGAAAATGTGATGCTCAATTAATAAAAAAGATAAAACTATCATCACGGTGCATCGTATAAACAGTTGACCTTATCGAAGAATTGCCATCTTAAGAC is a genomic window containing:
- the LOC133736976 gene encoding ubinuclein-1-like isoform X2 — its product is MDDQKAGPESSRASTSFLKAGDRQMFTVELRPGETTIVSWKKLVRDTNKVNGLPPPTATAPDPPPNAHPGLESRIAPVQPSGEGEGEEGKDEAAPNRFSAVIEKIERLYMGKDSSDDEDQNIPDDDQYDTEDSFIDDAELDEYFEVDNSAIKHDGFFVNRGQLERINTTAALPNQQPKKRRRKEAKSPGETDDSHVPNKQAKLGKTAAAKITSGLAKNSTALTTIAVTTEHREDVKFQNPLNSSGYSSTKKSADSKTVMNPSPLKALDGDASALQAEVKDIDKSKSGILLPKDSSNRFKDAGGSSDASYHKYHDKNAYSQTKTQPGRLSSNTDELESSVRAKVKNGIRQLPDLNLSDGKYSVPTTKTSHLHRKEGSSVRPKGSMLEKAIRELERMVAESRPPAMENADGDNSSQAIKRRLPREIKMKLAKVARLAASHGKISKELLNRLMSILGHLIQLRTLKRNLKVMISMGLSAKKEKDDRFQHIKKEVIDMVKINVSSLESKALEEAGASDDFQEIASGAKEVSKRKLSMDPVLEDKICDLYDLYVDGLDEDIGPQIRKLYAELAGLWPSGFMDNHGIKSAICRAKDRRRERYSQNKDQEKMRRKKMLTPKLEESVRVDASSIPQQQYIRERLATEPGSHGSGNKPVSGTTAAVRIPSPINGPSFDRLKQEKLKGSASNSPDDTRVADGALVKKKVKRKPDQELDETRIRPEKLPSQQGEERQKSFKQAVGVPHKSNHQSTGLPSAEQSS
- the LOC133736976 gene encoding ubinuclein-1-like isoform X3 translates to MDDQKAGPESSRASTSFLKAGDRQMFTVELRPGETTIVSWKKLVRDTNKVNGLPPPTATAPDPPPNAHPGLESRIAPVQPSGEGEGEEGKDEAAPNRFSAVIEKIERLYMGKDSSDDEDQNIPDDDQYDTEDSFIDDAELDEYFEVDNSAIKHDGFFVNRGQLERINTTAALPNQQPKKRRRKEAKSPGETDDSHVPNKQAKLVMNPSPLKALDGDASALQAEVKDIDKSKSGILLPKDSSNRFKDAGGSSDASYHKYHDKNAYSQTKTQPGRLSSNTDELESSVRAKVKNGIRQLPDLNLSDGKYSVPTTKTSHLHRKEGSSVRPKGSMLEKAIRELERMVAESRPPAMENADGDNSSQAIKRRLPREIKMKLAKVARLAQASHGKISKELLNRLMSILGHLIQLRTLKRNLKVMISMGLSAKKEKDDRFQHIKKEVIDMVKINVSSLESKALEEAGASDDFQEIASGAKEVSKRKLSMDPVLEDKICDLYDLYVDGLDEDIGPQIRKLYAELAGLWPSGFMDNHGIKSAICRAKDRRRERYSQNKDQEKMRRKKMLTPKLEESVRVDASSIPQQQYIRERLATEPGSHGSGNKPVSGTTAAVRIPSPINGPSFDRLKQEKLKGSASNSPDDTRVADGALVKKKVKRKPDQELDETRIRPEKLPSQQGEERQKSFKQAVGVPHKSNHQSTGLPSAEQSS
- the LOC133736976 gene encoding ubinuclein-1-like isoform X1; this translates as MDDQKAGPESSRASTSFLKAGDRQMFTVELRPGETTIVSWKKLVRDTNKVNGLPPPTATAPDPPPNAHPGLESRIAPVQPSGEGEGEEGKDEAAPNRFSAVIEKIERLYMGKDSSDDEDQNIPDDDQYDTEDSFIDDAELDEYFEVDNSAIKHDGFFVNRGQLERINTTAALPNQQPKKRRRKEAKSPGETDDSHVPNKQAKLGKTAAAKITSGLAKNSTALTTIAVTTEHREDVKFQNPLNSSGYSSTKKSADSKTVMNPSPLKALDGDASALQAEVKDIDKSKSGILLPKDSSNRFKDAGGSSDASYHKYHDKNAYSQTKTQPGRLSSNTDELESSVRAKVKNGIRQLPDLNLSDGKYSVPTTKTSHLHRKEGSSVRPKGSMLEKAIRELERMVAESRPPAMENADGDNSSQAIKRRLPREIKMKLAKVARLAQASHGKISKELLNRLMSILGHLIQLRTLKRNLKVMISMGLSAKKEKDDRFQHIKKEVIDMVKINVSSLESKALEEAGASDDFQEIASGAKEVSKRKLSMDPVLEDKICDLYDLYVDGLDEDIGPQIRKLYAELAGLWPSGFMDNHGIKSAICRAKDRRRERYSQNKDQEKMRRKKMLTPKLEESVRVDASSIPQQQYIRERLATEPGSHGSGNKPVSGTTAAVRIPSPINGPSFDRLKQEKLKGSASNSPDDTRVADGALVKKKVKRKPDQELDETRIRPEKLPSQQGEERQKSFKQAVGVPHKSNHQSTGLPSAEQSS